A window of the Lactobacillus gasseri ATCC 33323 = JCM 1131 genome harbors these coding sequences:
- a CDS encoding hydroxymethylglutaryl-CoA reductase, degradative, giving the protein MKPEELSKKKFYQWLPEERRNFLEEKGIELSNIDSDTLTRLNTLSENVIGQIRLPLGILPKLIVNEKSYCVPMAVEEPSVVAAANHASKIFNQNGGVEAVSIRNGIYGQIVLEVAQNFDLVEFTKEFPKLIDLANRKFASLVKHGGGVRKIEASRKDNLVFLKVLVDPAEAMGANKTNAILEFLGNRLEKQTNVEQTMYAILSNYPTQLTTAKVSLEVNSVGGPKVAKKIALLSEIGQMDIYRAVTNNKGIMNGVDSVLVATGNDYRGVEAATAVWANKGGSYTSLSKWKIKNNRLIGTVTIPLAIGVVGGSIKARKDIQQSFSLLGKVSAKQLAEIIAATGLANNFSALLAISTKGIQAGHMKLQARNLVATLRANEGEKAKVLEKLQESRQYTQEAAVRFLNEIRKEKN; this is encoded by the coding sequence ATGAAACCAGAAGAATTATCTAAAAAGAAATTTTATCAGTGGTTGCCGGAAGAGAGAAGAAACTTTCTTGAGGAAAAAGGGATCGAATTAAGCAACATAGATTCTGATACTTTAACAAGATTGAATACACTTAGTGAAAATGTAATTGGTCAAATTCGCCTTCCTTTGGGAATTTTACCGAAGTTAATTGTTAATGAAAAAAGTTACTGTGTACCAATGGCAGTGGAAGAGCCATCAGTTGTTGCAGCAGCTAATCATGCAAGTAAAATTTTTAATCAAAATGGTGGAGTAGAAGCAGTTAGCATTAGAAATGGTATCTACGGACAAATCGTTTTAGAAGTGGCTCAGAATTTTGATTTGGTTGAATTTACTAAAGAATTTCCGAAGTTAATTGACCTAGCTAACCGAAAATTTGCTAGCTTGGTTAAGCATGGTGGCGGTGTCCGAAAAATTGAAGCTTCTAGAAAAGATAATTTAGTTTTTCTTAAGGTATTAGTTGATCCCGCAGAAGCAATGGGAGCAAATAAAACGAATGCCATTTTAGAATTTTTAGGAAATAGGTTAGAGAAACAGACAAATGTTGAACAAACTATGTATGCGATTTTGTCTAATTATCCGACCCAATTAACTACAGCTAAAGTAAGTTTGGAGGTCAATAGCGTTGGCGGACCAAAAGTAGCTAAAAAAATAGCTTTACTTAGTGAAATTGGTCAAATGGATATTTATCGAGCTGTAACGAACAATAAAGGAATAATGAATGGTGTTGATAGTGTCTTAGTAGCAACAGGTAATGATTACCGAGGAGTAGAAGCAGCAACTGCTGTATGGGCAAATAAAGGTGGTAGCTATACTTCACTTAGTAAGTGGAAAATCAAAAATAATAGACTAATTGGAACAGTAACGATTCCTTTAGCAATTGGCGTAGTGGGTGGCTCCATTAAGGCTCGTAAAGATATTCAGCAGAGTTTTAGTTTACTAGGTAAGGTGTCTGCTAAGCAGCTGGCTGAGATTATTGCTGCAACTGGTTTAGCCAATAATTTTTCAGCATTGTTAGCAATTTCTACTAAGGGAATTCAGGCTGGGCATATGAAATTACAGGCAAGAAACTTAGTAGCTACTTTGAGGGCTAATGAAGGTGAAAAAGCAAAAGTTTTAGAAAAGCTACAAGAAAGTAGACAATACACTCAAGAAGCCGCCGTAAGATTTTTAAATGAAATAAGAAAGGAAAAGAATTAA
- a CDS encoding thiolase family protein, translating into MLQDVYIVGMNRIPFGKYRGFYKDENAVDLGVLALKGLLKKNIVAQDKIDNILIGNVLSAGLGQNVARQIALKSGLPESVVATSVDDVCGSSLKALRLAQGQMLLGDSEIAVVGGAESMTNAPLLLNKSNKHDENPVYRDSLMIDGIGDAYSEKPMGITAENVADKYQVTRQDMDEFARDSHAKAYAAQENNWFEEEYTPVKLNEKVLDHDETIRPDTSLDALGQLKPVFKENGRVTAGNSSPLTDGASMVLLANQQKLDDLDLTPLAYLGAYAEIGCDPAYMGYAPYFAIEKLLKETNSTIDDYDLVEINEAFAAQAYAVARDLDIPKEKLNIAGGAISLGHPLGATGTRLVISAVNSLRKINGRRAIVSLCIGGGQGIAYETRRII; encoded by the coding sequence GTGTTACAAGATGTTTATATTGTGGGAATGAATCGAATTCCTTTTGGCAAATATCGCGGATTTTATAAGGATGAAAATGCTGTCGATTTGGGTGTCTTAGCACTGAAAGGCTTATTGAAAAAGAATATTGTAGCGCAAGATAAAATCGATAATATCTTAATTGGAAATGTTTTAAGTGCTGGTTTAGGCCAAAATGTTGCACGTCAAATTGCTTTAAAATCAGGATTACCTGAATCTGTTGTTGCTACAAGTGTTGATGATGTTTGTGGGTCTAGTTTAAAAGCTTTACGGTTGGCACAAGGGCAAATGTTACTTGGTGATTCTGAAATTGCTGTCGTTGGTGGAGCTGAAAGTATGACAAATGCTCCTCTTTTACTTAATAAGAGTAATAAGCATGATGAAAATCCAGTATATCGAGATAGTTTAATGATAGATGGAATTGGGGATGCCTATTCTGAAAAACCAATGGGAATTACTGCTGAAAACGTTGCTGATAAATACCAAGTTACTCGTCAAGATATGGACGAATTTGCTCGTGATTCTCATGCTAAGGCTTATGCTGCTCAAGAGAATAATTGGTTTGAAGAGGAGTATACCCCTGTTAAGTTAAACGAGAAAGTTCTTGACCATGATGAGACAATTCGACCAGATACTAGTTTAGATGCTTTGGGACAACTCAAACCTGTATTTAAAGAAAATGGCCGTGTTACAGCCGGAAACTCATCCCCATTAACTGACGGAGCAAGCATGGTACTTCTTGCCAACCAACAAAAGTTAGATGATTTGGACTTAACGCCATTAGCTTATTTAGGTGCTTATGCGGAAATTGGCTGTGATCCTGCTTATATGGGGTATGCACCATATTTTGCAATTGAAAAATTGCTAAAAGAAACCAACAGTACAATTGATGATTATGATTTAGTCGAAATTAATGAAGCATTTGCGGCGCAAGCTTATGCAGTAGCTCGTGATTTGGACATTCCAAAAGAAAAACTAAATATTGCTGGCGGGGCAATCAGTTTAGGCCATCCGTTAGGTGCGACAGGTACGCGTTTAGTAATAAGTGCAGTAAATAGTTTGCGTAAGATCAATGGTCGAAGAGCAATTGTTTCTTTATGTATTGGTGGCGGTCAAGGAATTGCATATGAAACCAGAAGAATTATCTAA
- a CDS encoding alpha/beta hydrolase — MKIKSKKIKIIIISILAVCSIFIIAGLYFYQVAVVPGHKSFINNDTKLVKTDPLYKEKKWYQNAHKQKWVMKSADDNLKLDANYIPVANSKKTVIILHGFMNNKDTMGSYAAMFHKLGYNTLLPDARGHGQSEGNYIGYGWREKVDIKKWAKEVIQKNGSDSKIVIFGVSMGGATTMMASGLAMPKQVKAYIEDCGYTNVKDEVEHEAVDLYHLPAFPRFPLVEVLSGITRLRAGYFLGDGSSIKQVAKNRRPIFFIHGEKDTFVPTQMVYKNYQAAKGKKELWVVPGAKHAKSFATRPAQYQKKVKDFLNRYL, encoded by the coding sequence ATGAAGATAAAAAGTAAGAAAATAAAAATTATTATTATCTCTATTTTAGCAGTTTGTAGTATTTTTATAATTGCAGGTCTATATTTTTATCAGGTTGCTGTTGTTCCAGGTCATAAGTCGTTTATTAATAATGATACAAAGTTAGTAAAGACTGATCCGCTTTACAAGGAGAAAAAATGGTATCAAAATGCTCATAAACAAAAATGGGTAATGAAATCAGCTGATGATAATTTAAAGCTAGATGCAAATTATATTCCGGTAGCAAATTCTAAAAAGACGGTAATTATTTTACATGGCTTTATGAATAATAAAGACACAATGGGATCTTATGCAGCCATGTTTCATAAGCTGGGCTATAATACTTTGTTACCTGATGCTCGTGGGCATGGACAAAGTGAAGGAAACTATATTGGATATGGCTGGCGTGAAAAAGTAGACATTAAAAAATGGGCTAAAGAAGTTATTCAAAAAAATGGCTCTGACAGTAAAATCGTCATCTTCGGTGTCAGTATGGGAGGAGCAACAACCATGATGGCAAGTGGACTGGCAATGCCCAAACAAGTCAAAGCCTATATTGAAGATTGTGGTTATACTAATGTTAAAGACGAGGTTGAACATGAAGCGGTGGACTTGTACCATTTACCAGCCTTTCCACGTTTTCCATTAGTCGAAGTGTTAAGCGGAATTACTAGACTGAGAGCTGGATACTTTTTAGGGGATGGTAGTAGTATCAAACAAGTTGCAAAAAATAGGCGACCAATATTCTTTATTCATGGAGAAAAAGATACCTTTGTTCCAACCCAAATGGTATATAAGAATTACCAAGCAGCTAAAGGTAAAAAAGAACTATGGGTTGTACCAGGTGCTAAACATGCAAAATCATTTGCAACCAGGCCTGCTCAGTATCAGAAAAAAGTCAAAGATTTTTTAAATAGATATTTGTAG
- a CDS encoding Cof-type HAD-IIB family hydrolase yields the protein MKIPFKAVAVDMDGTFLNDQRSYDHQLFDQVLTKLEKHDIRFIVASGRPFARLKNDFPEFIDRMDFVTANGSRLIVEGKEVAVEGLSKQQAIDLINFVHDKYGSMATMAYGRKKAYIGTEAPAKDKEFLQYFAKKSTEISDWQDLPDDVFIELTFHYDSKIAKTIERDFNEQYGNLVTTFASNPVAIDAVKYGINKATGLKNLLARFNLTSEDLIAFGDSGNDIAMLDFAKYSYAMENGMEIAKEHARYLAPSNNDNGVLQVLNKYLDKN from the coding sequence ATGAAAATTCCTTTTAAAGCTGTTGCTGTTGATATGGATGGAACTTTTTTGAATGATCAGAGAAGTTATGATCATCAATTATTTGATCAAGTTTTAACTAAACTCGAAAAACATGATATTAGGTTTATTGTAGCTAGTGGAAGACCATTTGCTCGTCTAAAAAATGATTTTCCAGAATTTATTGATCGAATGGATTTTGTAACTGCTAATGGTTCTAGATTAATTGTCGAAGGAAAAGAAGTTGCTGTTGAAGGATTAAGTAAACAACAAGCTATCGATTTAATTAATTTTGTCCATGATAAATATGGCAGTATGGCAACAATGGCTTACGGTAGAAAAAAAGCCTATATTGGAACTGAAGCGCCTGCAAAGGATAAAGAGTTTTTGCAATATTTTGCTAAAAAAAGTACTGAAATCAGTGACTGGCAGGATTTACCCGATGACGTTTTTATTGAGTTAACTTTTCACTATGATAGTAAAATTGCAAAAACTATTGAGCGAGATTTTAATGAGCAATATGGAAATCTTGTCACTACGTTTGCTTCTAATCCAGTAGCCATAGATGCAGTTAAATATGGAATTAATAAGGCTACTGGATTAAAAAATCTGCTTGCTCGTTTTAATTTGACCAGTGAAGATTTGATTGCTTTTGGTGATAGTGGTAATGATATTGCAATGCTTGATTTTGCTAAGTATAGTTATGCGATGGAAAATGGCATGGAAATTGCGAAAGAACATGCCAGATATCTTGCTCCTAGCAATAACGATAATGGTGTATTGCAGGTCTTAAATAAATATCTGGATAAAAATTAA
- a CDS encoding MFS transporter: protein MEKKQSIYTKDVILVMAASFFFMFSVMFVTPLINGYAISLGASAVFAGIITGIMSVVSMFLRPVAGNLTDRFSKYSLSFIGGVLILIGVAGYCFSPSGNWLLIFRLINGTGFVLATVCMTTWLAFLVPRSHVGEAMGFYGLMNALAMALAPALAINLYKVIGYKSALWLAVVAAILMIISIQFVGNHAKPKVNSSKKRKIKIIQKDAIPIALLTTFFAIPYFITQADIVVYVERQHFSIAVGYFFVIYAIALLLIRIGLKKYFDLIRFGFWFWLSLIAMILFLIIASFMVNNWLMGLAAIMLSIGYGVIYSVNQSTALMLAPIEEQGLASSTFYLGLDIGMATGPMIGGVTAQNLAPDYFYPVLLVIVPIILIIYFVYRKKLNSALSRR from the coding sequence TTGGAAAAGAAGCAATCGATTTATACTAAAGACGTTATTTTAGTTATGGCAGCGTCTTTCTTTTTTATGTTTTCAGTAATGTTTGTAACGCCGCTAATTAATGGCTATGCAATCAGTTTAGGTGCCAGTGCAGTATTTGCTGGCATTATAACCGGAATTATGAGTGTAGTGTCAATGTTTTTACGTCCAGTAGCTGGTAACTTAACTGATCGCTTTTCAAAGTATAGCTTATCGTTTATTGGCGGAGTATTAATTTTGATTGGGGTTGCAGGTTATTGCTTCTCACCTTCAGGTAATTGGTTGCTAATTTTTAGATTAATTAACGGTACTGGCTTTGTTTTAGCAACTGTTTGTATGACAACTTGGCTAGCATTTCTAGTTCCGCGTAGTCATGTTGGGGAAGCAATGGGCTTTTATGGTTTGATGAATGCTTTAGCGATGGCTCTTGCGCCTGCTTTAGCGATTAATCTATATAAAGTTATTGGTTATAAGTCTGCCCTTTGGCTTGCTGTAGTTGCTGCAATCTTAATGATTATTTCTATCCAATTTGTTGGAAACCATGCTAAGCCTAAGGTTAATAGTAGTAAGAAAAGAAAAATTAAGATTATTCAAAAAGATGCTATTCCTATTGCTTTGTTAACTACTTTCTTTGCAATTCCATATTTTATTACTCAAGCTGATATTGTCGTTTATGTTGAAAGACAACATTTTTCAATTGCGGTAGGTTATTTTTTTGTTATTTATGCAATTGCTTTACTCTTGATTAGAATTGGTTTGAAAAAATATTTCGATTTAATTCGCTTTGGATTTTGGTTTTGGCTAAGCCTAATAGCAATGATTTTATTTTTAATTATTGCTAGTTTTATGGTTAATAACTGGTTAATGGGCTTAGCTGCTATCATGCTTTCAATTGGTTATGGAGTTATTTATTCGGTTAATCAATCAACGGCTTTGATGTTAGCCCCAATTGAAGAACAAGGCTTAGCTAGTTCGACATTTTATCTTGGACTTGATATTGGAATGGCAACTGGTCCAATGATCGGAGGCGTGACCGCTCAAAATTTAGCTCCAGATTACTTTTATCCTGTCTTATTAGTGATTGTGCCAATAATTTTAATTATTTATTTTGTCTATCGTAAGAAATTGAATAGTGCCCTGAGCCGTCGTTAG
- the glnA gene encoding type I glutamate--ammonia ligase, translating to MSKTITAEDIKKSVKDNDVRFLRLAFTDINGTSKAVEVPTSQLDKVLTNDIRFDGSSIDGFVRLEESDMVLYPDFSTWAVLPWGDEKGGKIGRLVCSVHKTNGEPFEGDPRNNLKRILKEMNDMGFTDFDIGFEAEFHLFKLGEDGNWTTEVPDHASYFDMTSDDEGARCRRDIVETLESIGFEVEAAHHEVGDGQQEIDFRFDDALTTADRVQTFKMVVREVARKHGLYATFMAKPVEGQAGNGMHTNMSLFKDGKNVFYDKDGEFHLSDTALYFLNGILEHARAITAIGNPTVNSYKRLIPGFEAPVYISWASKNRSPLVRIPDAEEINTRLEMRSADPTANPYLLLAACLSAGLNGIKEAKKPMAPITSNVFEMSEEERAERGIKPLPSTLHNAVKAFKADPLIQKALGEHLTQSFIDSKNLEWSKYNQSVSDWERDRYMGY from the coding sequence ATGAGTAAAACTATTACTGCAGAAGATATTAAAAAGAGTGTTAAAGATAACGATGTTCGTTTCTTAAGATTAGCTTTTACTGATATTAATGGAACTTCTAAGGCTGTTGAAGTTCCAACTAGTCAATTAGATAAAGTTTTAACTAACGATATCCGTTTTGATGGCTCTTCAATTGATGGCTTTGTTCGTCTAGAAGAAAGTGACATGGTTTTATACCCTGACTTTTCAACTTGGGCAGTTTTGCCTTGGGGAGATGAAAAGGGAGGAAAGATTGGTCGTTTAGTATGTTCTGTTCATAAGACTAATGGTGAACCATTTGAAGGCGATCCAAGAAATAACTTGAAGCGTATCCTTAAAGAAATGAATGACATGGGCTTTACTGATTTTGATATTGGTTTTGAAGCAGAATTCCATTTATTTAAGTTAGGTGAAGATGGTAATTGGACTACTGAAGTTCCTGATCATGCTTCATACTTTGATATGACTTCTGATGATGAGGGTGCAAGATGCCGTCGTGATATTGTTGAAACATTAGAGAGCATTGGTTTTGAAGTTGAAGCAGCTCACCATGAAGTAGGAGACGGTCAACAAGAAATTGACTTCAGATTTGATGATGCCTTGACTACTGCTGACCGTGTTCAAACTTTCAAGATGGTTGTACGTGAAGTAGCAAGAAAGCATGGTTTATATGCCACATTTATGGCTAAGCCAGTAGAAGGTCAAGCAGGAAACGGAATGCACACTAACATGTCTTTGTTTAAGGACGGTAAGAATGTCTTCTATGATAAAGATGGTGAATTCCACTTATCAGATACTGCTCTTTACTTCTTAAACGGTATTTTGGAACATGCTCGCGCAATTACAGCAATTGGTAATCCAACTGTTAACTCATATAAGCGTCTTATTCCTGGCTTTGAAGCACCTGTTTATATTTCATGGGCTTCAAAGAACCGTTCGCCACTTGTTAGAATTCCGGATGCTGAAGAAATTAATACTCGTCTTGAAATGCGTTCAGCTGACCCAACAGCTAACCCATATCTTTTGCTAGCAGCATGCTTAAGTGCTGGTTTAAATGGTATTAAGGAAGCAAAGAAACCAATGGCACCTATTACTTCTAACGTCTTTGAAATGTCTGAAGAAGAAAGAGCTGAACGTGGTATTAAGCCACTTCCATCTACTTTGCATAATGCTGTTAAGGCATTTAAAGCTGATCCACTAATTCAAAAAGCTTTAGGTGAACATTTAACTCAAAGTTTTATTGATTCTAAGAATCTTGAATGGTCTAAATATAATCAATCAGTTTCTGATTGGGAAAGAGACCGTTACATGGGATATTAA
- the miaA gene encoding tRNA (adenosine(37)-N6)-dimethylallyltransferase MiaA, which yields MQKIIVLIGPTGIGKTELALKLAPKINAEIISGDSMQIYQEVSIGTAKPTAEELRQVKHYLVNQRSIFDEYSVKDFVAEGKKAVNQIAAKGSIPLVVGGTGFYINALVNKLQLGEPGDYQTSVDSKWEKYLKDNGAEKLWQLLDEKDPVAAKKIAPQNSRRTLRALTVISRTGKLFSQQQAQISPRYDALIIGLNSNREEVYQRINKRVDKMMNAGLLKEAKFVYDNRAREHQAIQAIGYKEFFPYFSGEKTLDECVNKLKQASRKYAKRQLTYFKHQLSVVWLDPLQDKEVSERALNEIKSFLNK from the coding sequence ATGCAAAAAATTATTGTCCTGATTGGACCTACTGGAATTGGAAAAACTGAATTAGCATTGAAACTTGCTCCGAAAATTAATGCAGAAATCATTTCTGGAGATTCAATGCAGATTTATCAAGAAGTAAGTATCGGTACTGCTAAGCCGACGGCTGAAGAACTTAGACAAGTAAAACATTATTTGGTTAATCAGCGCTCTATTTTTGATGAATATTCTGTTAAAGATTTTGTTGCTGAAGGTAAAAAAGCTGTTAATCAAATTGCAGCTAAGGGATCTATTCCACTAGTCGTTGGCGGAACTGGTTTTTATATTAATGCCTTGGTAAACAAGCTTCAATTAGGTGAGCCTGGTGATTATCAAACAAGTGTGGATTCTAAGTGGGAAAAATATTTAAAAGACAATGGTGCAGAAAAATTATGGCAACTTCTTGATGAAAAGGATCCTGTTGCTGCTAAAAAAATAGCTCCACAAAATAGTCGTCGAACTCTTAGAGCATTAACTGTAATTAGTCGAACAGGTAAGTTATTTAGTCAGCAGCAAGCCCAAATTTCTCCTAGATACGATGCCTTGATTATTGGTTTAAATAGTAATCGAGAAGAAGTCTATCAGCGAATCAATAAACGTGTCGATAAAATGATGAATGCTGGCTTACTTAAAGAAGCAAAATTTGTTTATGACAACCGTGCTCGTGAGCATCAAGCAATTCAAGCGATCGGCTATAAAGAGTTTTTTCCATATTTCTCGGGTGAAAAAACGCTTGATGAATGTGTAAATAAACTAAAACAAGCATCACGAAAGTATGCTAAACGTCAGCTGACATATTTTAAGCATCAATTATCTGTTGTCTGGTTAGATCCTTTACAAGATAAAGAGGTGTCAGAGAGAGCTTTAAATGAAATAAAAAGTTTTTTAAATAAATAA
- a CDS encoding DUF3042 family protein, translated as MAKKFGAGVVTGVLATVGALAAGLATYKKKIVEPEQKEADRIEQNRIKANRKSYSAHQG; from the coding sequence ATGGCAAAGAAATTTGGTGCTGGTGTCGTAACTGGCGTTTTAGCAACTGTTGGCGCACTTGCTGCAGGACTTGCTACTTATAAGAAAAAGATAGTAGAACCTGAACAAAAAGAAGCTGATAGAATCGAACAAAACAGAATTAAAGCCAACAGAAAGAGTTACTCAGCTCATCAAGGTTAA
- a CDS encoding rhodanese-like domain-containing protein — MNIFGIINIVLIIIILAFALSWLWTWIQSKRVGGALTNEEFEKGKRKAQIIDVREKGPFKKEHILGARNIPYTMFKYQYQEIRPDLPVYLYSDSSALTVRAARFLQKKGYKKVYWLKDGFEKWDGQTKSSKY, encoded by the coding sequence ATGAATATTTTTGGGATCATCAATATTGTCTTAATCATCATCATTTTGGCTTTCGCTTTAAGTTGGCTTTGGACATGGATTCAATCCAAGCGTGTCGGTGGTGCATTAACTAATGAAGAGTTTGAAAAAGGTAAGAGAAAAGCACAAATCATTGATGTACGTGAAAAAGGCCCCTTTAAGAAAGAACATATTCTAGGAGCACGTAACATTCCTTATACGATGTTTAAATATCAATATCAAGAAATTCGCCCAGATTTACCAGTATATCTTTATTCTGATTCAAGTGCTCTAACTGTCAGAGCAGCACGCTTTTTGCAGAAAAAAGGCTATAAAAAAGTATATTGGTTAAAAGATGGCTTTGAAAAATGGGATGGCCAAACTAAGTCTTCTAAATACTAA
- a CDS encoding YqgQ family protein, producing the protein MKNLHDVQKLLKKFNIIVYVGKRKWDIELMGIELDNLYHAGVVSKKEYMNAKLILSHEHEIEEEKETSTKDSNRLL; encoded by the coding sequence ATGAAAAATTTACACGATGTTCAAAAACTTCTAAAAAAGTTTAATATCATTGTTTATGTTGGTAAACGTAAATGGGATATTGAATTAATGGGAATAGAATTAGATAATTTGTATCATGCTGGCGTAGTTTCTAAAAAAGAATACATGAATGCTAAGTTGATTTTAAGTCATGAGCATGAAATTGAAGAAGAAAAGGAAACTAGCACAAAAGATAGTAATAGATTATTATAG
- a CDS encoding rhomboid family intramembrane serine protease — MQKLKFGRFSSTFITNTILVVLFIVFILETIMGGSTNINTLLRLGAMNNQLVTVEHQWWRLFTAQFLHIGWLHIASNAVMIYYVGQFMEPLLGHWRFLSVYLLSGIGGNLLSYAYGSDSVVSAGASTALFGLFGVVIALYLANRAIPAINYLGKQALALAIINLALDLFASHIDILGHLGGLISGFLLGIIFGSAHLRQYHHKLRVIAAVITIIYVVFCLHQGIVINN; from the coding sequence ATGCAAAAATTAAAATTTGGTCGATTTTCTAGCACATTTATTACAAATACTATTTTAGTAGTGCTCTTTATTGTGTTTATCCTTGAAACAATAATGGGTGGATCGACTAATATTAATACTTTGCTTCGCTTAGGTGCAATGAATAATCAGCTTGTTACTGTTGAACATCAATGGTGGAGGCTGTTTACTGCTCAATTTTTACACATTGGGTGGCTACATATCGCTTCTAATGCTGTGATGATTTATTACGTTGGGCAATTTATGGAGCCTTTGTTAGGGCACTGGCGATTTTTAAGTGTCTATTTGCTGTCAGGAATTGGTGGCAATTTATTAAGTTATGCGTATGGCAGTGATTCTGTAGTTAGTGCTGGTGCTTCAACGGCGTTATTTGGACTTTTTGGAGTAGTTATCGCGCTTTATTTAGCTAACCGTGCAATTCCTGCAATTAATTATTTAGGAAAGCAGGCTTTAGCCTTAGCTATTATCAATTTGGCACTTGATTTATTTGCAAGTCATATTGATATTTTAGGTCATTTAGGTGGTTTAATATCTGGTTTTCTATTGGGAATAATTTTTGGTAGTGCACATTTAAGACAATATCATCATAAATTAAGAGTTATTGCAGCAGTTATTACAATTATTTATGTCGTATTTTGCTTACATCAGGGAATAGTGATTAATAATTAA
- a CDS encoding 5-formyltetrahydrofolate cyclo-ligase — MHLISKKELRKLQIKKLTEFANSKQKLSEDKILKEKLLRSSLLTKAESIGISVSMPIEVNTAPIIASLWKMGKRVYIPRCLPKRKMEFTLYDKNTILVKTKFGVLENHDSEAIVNNNLDLIIVPGLAYGLDRNSRLGFGGGYYDRFLEKYPTQTLSLANSAQFFKQTTWRVEEHDIPIEKLILVK; from the coding sequence ATGCATTTAATTAGTAAAAAAGAATTACGAAAATTACAAATAAAGAAATTAACTGAATTTGCGAATAGTAAGCAAAAATTATCAGAAGATAAAATCTTAAAGGAAAAGTTACTTAGAAGCTCGCTTTTAACTAAAGCAGAGTCTATCGGTATTTCTGTTTCAATGCCGATAGAAGTCAATACAGCGCCTATTATTGCTTCTTTATGGAAGATGGGGAAAAGAGTATATATCCCACGCTGCTTGCCAAAGAGGAAGATGGAATTTACACTTTATGATAAAAATACGATATTAGTTAAAACTAAGTTTGGTGTTTTAGAAAATCATGATTCAGAAGCTATTGTGAATAATAACTTAGATTTAATAATTGTTCCCGGTCTAGCTTACGGTTTAGATAGAAATAGTCGTCTTGGTTTTGGTGGTGGCTATTACGATCGCTTTTTAGAAAAGTATCCAACTCAAACGCTTAGCTTAGCCAATTCGGCCCAATTCTTTAAGCAAACTACATGGCGGGTTGAAGAACATGATATTCCGATTGAGAAGTTAATTTTAGTTAAATAA
- the rpmG gene encoding 50S ribosomal protein L33, whose protein sequence is MAEHIILECTECGDRSYLSEKNKRKHPERLALKKYCPVERKVTLHRETK, encoded by the coding sequence ATGGCAGAACATATTATCCTTGAATGCACCGAATGTGGCGATAGAAGTTACTTATCTGAAAAGAATAAGCGTAAGCATCCGGAACGTTTAGCTTTAAAGAAGTATTGCCCAGTTGAAAGAAAGGTAACACTTCACCGCGAAACTAAGTAA